One segment of Daphnia magna isolate NIES linkage group LG2, ASM2063170v1.1, whole genome shotgun sequence DNA contains the following:
- the LOC116917780 gene encoding uncharacterized protein LOC116917780 codes for MDDIDIYLDSALKKDVKLGKFIQGTLENGPASDSDEQDGENRKESLSFIASTSSDPPATETDYGSSSVKHAPAEMNQSFACDPFDTSSFEVSITDDDLPDLILHFAEPNDFERDCVSAHVKRLKRELEESAKRKAKRHDQPKQCQFTGKPIDAGTSVRRAMKPKPRRRQRQKPFGFGKKSNDA; via the exons ATGGACGACATTGATATCTACCTTGATTCAGCTCTAAAAAAGGACGTCAAACTCGGC AAATTCATTCAAGGTACTCTGGAAAATGGTCCTGCCAGTGATAGTGATGAGCAAGATGgtgaaaacagaaaagagagTTTATCGTTTATTGCTTCCACGAGTTCTGATCCACCTGCAACCGAAACCGATTATGGATCGTCATCAGTGAAACATGCACCTGCCGAGATGAATCAGAGCTTCGCATGTGATCCCTTTGACACGTCGTCGTTTGAAGTGAGCATCACTGACGATGATCTGCCAGACTTGATCCTTCATTTCGCTGAACCTAACGATTTTGAAAG AGATTGCGTGTCAGCCCATGTCAAGCGCCTGAAACGAGAGCTAGAAGAGTCTGCCAAACGCAAAGCGAAGCGGCATGATCAGCCAAAGCAATGCCAATTTACGGGGAAACCCATCGACGCCGGCACTAGCGTCCGAAGGGCAATGAAACCGAAACCTCGTCGACGTCAACGGCAAAAGCCATTTggttttggaaaaaaatccaaCGACGCCTAA
- the LOC116916508 gene encoding LOW QUALITY PROTEIN: myb-like protein AA (The sequence of the model RefSeq protein was modified relative to this genomic sequence to represent the inferred CDS: deleted 1 base in 1 codon), producing the protein MKGFADKMTDHQVLTNTTSTTSPTMGLQAHPCSNKRTIEGLEEPAGRTQQNHNHHYNNNNNNNQQVYQVHGGPRAAKQQCTIRVGLEAPDHLTTLVPSNCNPGTESVTNNNNSWYRDVQQQHAPDYETYVNGFTAAEVRASTPYSTSSTYYSSTSTHSTENVAVPAVEYSSYANNGSNNVQYSSQNVYQNLTSMLPVANGSGESLADRFERVCSSPRPYVQYSGREEPAGYHYGTNNESRSDERYWTFGYTAACPRKTGPAGYAKCNSNYNGYNGENGFGHHKATANGYQQQQQLVGGGQTIQRDENGKSYLELGAKAAVQPDWTRPQMWPANNNGQQQQHYAVAPPTPLVKSCSKCGHVLLNPARSLPQPCYRHQRLSVLSLSMLKLNRYRQCSDPSLHRSVLICNTLRHIEDEMEREGPTETSSAPTSSSSSTANSCDTCCCSHCGTVFNKPDNYGNDNSTANNANNSVGVYDTTPETNFINAGEYGGSQSSATTAAATTTTTIAASTKSNSVVVQADEDDSGFGDEDSRDIDWSSVFSMSTASGFDASPGNSSSSDSYLCDSNSSDPSLFAGAELVSELGLSNWKTSHCGSSTNGHSGGATSWTSDSSDFSGVRWKSELGDELEGFVHILVGS; encoded by the exons ATGAAAGGGTTTGCAGATAAGATGACGGATCATCag GTATTGACAAACACAACGAGCACCACTTCTCCAACCATGGGTTTACAAGCACATCCTTGCAGCAACAAGCGGACAATCGAGGGATTAGAAGAACCGGCCGGCCGGACTCAACAGAATCACAATCATCattacaataataataataataataatcagcAAGTCTACCAAGTGCACGGTGGTCCACGTGCTGCTAAACAGCAATGCACTATACGAGTAGGACTTGAAGCTCCTGATCATTTAACGACGTTGGTGCCGAGCAATTGCAACCCTGGCACGGAATCGgtaaccaacaacaacaacagttgGTACCGAGATGTCCAGCAACAACATGCTCCCGATTATGAAACATACGTCAACGGATTCACAGCTGCCGAAGTTCGAGCTTCAACACCTTACTCGACATCGTCGACGTATTATTCGAGCACATCGACTCACAGCACAGAAAACGTAGCCGTCCCTGCCGTCGAATACTCTTCCTACGCTAACAATGGCTCCAACAACGTCCAGTATTCGAGCCAAAATGTTTATCAGAATCTGACGTCGATGTTGCCCGTCGCCAATGGAAGTGGCGAGTCGCTAGCGGATCGATTCGAACGAGTCTGCAGCAGCCCACGACCCTATGTCCAGTACAGCGGCCGTGAAGAACCTGCTGGATATCATTACGGAACCAACAACGAGTCCAGGTCGGATGAACGCTATTGGACGTTCGGCTACACGGCAGCTTGCCCTAGAAAAACGGGCCCTGCTGGATATGCAAAATGCAATAGTAATTACAACGGCTACAATGGTGAAAATGGATTCGGTCATCATAAAGCGACGGCTAATGGTtaccaacagcagcagcagttgGTGGGAGGTGGCCAGACGATACAGCGGGATGAAAACGGAAAATCCTACTTAGAATTAGGTGCCAAAGCGGCTGTCCAGCCAGATTGGACTCGCCCACAAATGTGGCCGGCTAATAATAatggccaacaacaacaacattacgCTGTTGCTCCTCCTACGCCGTTGGTCAAGTCTTGCTCGAAATGCGGGCACGTCCTTTTAAATCCAGCTCGATCTCTACCGCAACCTTGCTATCGACATCAACGACTCTCTGTCCTGTCACTTTCCATGCTCAAACTCAACAGATATCGGCAGTGTTCCGATCCCAGTCTTCACCGATCTGTTCTCATATGCAACACTTTGCGTCATATCGAGGATGAGATGGAAAGAGAAGGACCAACTGAAACTTCGTCTGCT CCaacgtcttcttcttcttcgacaGCCAATAGTTGTGAtacttgttgttgttctcaTTGCGGTACAGTTTTCAACAAGCCGGACAACTACGGCAACGACAACAGTACCGCCAATAATGCCAACAACAGTGTCGGTGTCTACGATACAACGCCGGAAACGAACTTCATTAACGCTGGCGAGTACGGCGGTAGTCAGAGTAgcgcaacaacagcagcagctaCGACCACCACTACAATTGCAGCTAGCACTAAATCAAATTCGGTGGTGGTGCAGGCCGATGAAGATGATTCGGGTTTTGGTGATGAAGATAGCCGAGATATCGACTGGAGTTCGGTTTTTAGTATGTCGACAGCGTCGGGATTTGATGCGTCACCTGGTAACTCCAGTTCGTCCGATTCGTATTTGTGTGATTCAAACTCTTCGGATCCGTCTCTGTTTGCCGGTGCTGAACTCGTCAGCGAGTTGGGCCTTTCCAATTGGAAGACTAGCCATTGTGGATCATCTACAAACGGTCATAGTGGTGGCGCTACATCGTGGACTAGTGACTCTTCTGATTTTTCAGGTGTTCGATGGAAAAGTGAATTGGGTGATGAACTCGAAGGTTTCGTTCACATCTTGGTCGGTTCCTAG
- the LOC116916512 gene encoding enolase-phosphatase E1, giving the protein MTIKCLLLDIEGTTTSISFVKDELFPYIRKELQTYLEANWDSLELQNDIELLRKQAIEDTLTLVGVPEIASSDQTPASIMTSVIANVNWNMDQDRKMTALKQLQGHMWRKGYSSGEIHGHLYEDVEEALKLWTSSGKKVYIYSSGSVEAQKLLFGHSVAGNLLQYFSGHFDTQIGLKIETASYREICKSTGFAPDEILFLTDLPTEALAASEAGVQVKLLVRPGNAPLTEEIVQRFGICRDFREIKLID; this is encoded by the exons ATGACTATCAAATGTTTGCTGTTAGATATTGAG GGAACCACAACAAGCATCAGTTTTGTCAAA GATGAACTATTTCCATACATAAGAAAAGAACTTCAAACCTATTTGGAGGCAAACTGGGACTCCTTGGAACTCCAAAATGATATTGAATTATTGAGGAAACAA GCCATAGAGGATACCCTCACTCTAGTTGGGGTACCTGAAATTGCTAGTTCTGATCAAACACCTGCCTCTATCATGACCTCTGTTATTGCCAATGTCAATTGGAATATGGATCAGGATAGAAAGATGACAGCTTTAAAACAATTGCAGGGCCACATGTGGAGAAAAGGCTATTCATCAGGAGAAATTCATGGCCA tTTATACGAAGATGTCGAAGAAGCATTGAAGCTGTGGACATCTAGCGGCAAAAAAGTATACATTTATTCTTCTGGAAGTGTTGAAGCgcaaaaacttttgtttggtcATTCCGTTGCTGGAAATCTGCTACAG TATTTTTCTGGTCACTTTGATACGCAAATTGGCTTGAAAATTGAAACAGCCAGCTATCGGGAAATATGTAAATCGACAGGATTTGCACCGGATGAGATATTGTTTCTTACTGACCTTCCAACAG AAGCCCTAGCTGCCAGCGAAGCTGGTGTCCAGGTCAAACTGCTGGTTAGACCTGGTAATGCCCCATTGACTGAAGAAATAGTTCAACGTTTTGGCATTTGCCGCGATTTTCGAGAAATCAAGttaattgattaa
- the LOC116916509 gene encoding ice nucleation protein InaA → MGKILLLVLTFICAAVATAEEPQAEGRQMNWNSPNYANKPDYSPSYSSSRGSDDPNRSGSMLNGPASKSSLNYQGMVPQSLDGQDINRDGSYSAPSSYGSSSDYGYEAAPDTSYGNAVGYGYDIRKFPPTPSGPFYSISDPSATVPNSFLRGMPREQQDHPVSSLSSMQSGRMPYYQYQQAGGFDNNNNNSNADQMVNRAGYDEDAPLGGISSSGGSMLSGTTMRNPISRQDDLSYGTVNGGYSSIPPATGYGYGGGGINSYASPGYSSNYRSPYGGYSSYGSSASGGYGSPLYSGNYGLGGYGTYGSGGYGTYGSGGYGGSGSYGATGYGAGSSYGGGYGGGYGSYGGGYGANYGSGYYGLQPAIFKKPKKAFHDWWKHGKDIIPYGYGSGYGYGSNYAAIPYDYYYDPPGLWHLSKFAMKSIFKSMFKPIFKWLPFCSPFFYARSDRSDDKHSSFVSALTAFLPIGLFLAAIVPNIVTVSAGRRKRSETRKQMPSEMKLHFPFLT, encoded by the exons ATGGGCAAAATTCTACTGTTGGTGCTAACGTTCATCTGCGCTGCTGTCGCTACTGCCGAAGAGCCACAAGCAGAAGGTCGTCAGATGAACTGGAATAGTCCCAATTATGCGAATAAGCCAGACTATTCTCCAAGCTATTCATCCAGCCGTGGAAGTGACGATCCCAACCGATCTGGCTCCATGCTGAATGGCCCTGCTAGTAAATCATCGCTTAACTATCAAGGCATGGTGCCCCAATCACTGGACGGTCAAGACATTAACCGCGATGGAAGCTATTCAGCGCCCTCCAGTTACGGATCGAGCAGCGATTACGGCTATGAAGCTGCGCCTGATACATCTTACGGCAATGCCGTCGGATACGGGTACGATATTCGCAAATTCCCTCCAACCCCATCCGGCCCGTTTTACAGCATAAGCGATCCTTCTGCGACTGTTCCTAATTCCTTTTTGCGGGGAATGCCCCGTGAGCAACAGGACCATCCTGTTTCATCATTGTCTAGTATGCAAAGTGGTAGAATGCCATACTACCAATACCAGCAAGCAGGTGGATTTgacaacaataataacaatagTAACGCCGATCAAATGGTCAATCGAGCTGGATACGATGAAGATGCTCCGCTTGGCGGAATTTCGTCGTCCGGCGGGTCAATGTTGTCAGGCACAACGATGCGTAATCCGATATCTAGACAAGACGATCTTAGCTACGGAACTGTTAATGGCGGGTACAGTTCTATTCCGCCAGCTACGGGCTATGGGTATGGTGGAGGAGGCATAAACTCTTACGCCTCGCCTGGCTACTCGAGTAACTACCGCAGTCCTTACGGAGGCTACTCAAGCTATGGAAGTTCGGCCTCCGGTGGATACGGGTCTCCGTTGTATTCAGGGAATTATGGATTAGGAGGATACGGAACTTATGGATCAGGTGGATATGGAACTTATGGATCAGGAGGATATGGAGGATCAGGATCTTACGGAGCAACCGGCTACGGTGCTGGGAGTAGTTACGGAGGTGGCTATGGAGGTGGCTACGGATCTTACGGAGGGGGTTACGGTGCCAATTACGGAAGTGGTTATTATGGGTTACAGCCCGCTATTTTCAAAAAGCCCAAAAAAGCTTTCCACGATTGGTGGAAGCATGGTAAAGACATTATCCCTTACGGATACGGATCTGGTTATGGTTACGGATCCAATTACGCTGCCATTCCTTATGATTACTATTACGATCCTCCCGGCCTTTGGCATTTGAGCAAATTTGCCATGAAAAGCATTTTCAAATCGATGTTTAAGCCCATCTTCAAATGGCTTCCATTCTGCTCCCCATTCTTCTACGCAAGAAGCGACCGATC AGATGACAAACACAGCAGCTTCGTAAGTGCTCTTACGGCTTTCCTGCCAATCGGTCTCTTTTTGGCCGCCATTGTACCGAATATTGTTACCGTTAGTGCTGG ACGACGTAAACGTTCGGAAACGAGGAAGCAAATGCCGTCCGAGATGAAGCTACATTTCCCATTCTTGACATGA
- the LOC116916510 gene encoding uncharacterized protein LOC116916510, with protein sequence MASYNWTAEWLAPSHHSSSLRKCLIWLEMSAGTIAVTAFAINSFVMASAKVYNASCRGYFFGLLNLALAQCLLSLISLAGVICSLWLLNYNEPLSTHKEGWWCSVLHNIIHAIHLLSMPGTAVLSLSHWWTLNISANHAEMSKDFRIVKVMFCAFWFLTFLFAMWLNFLIVFWGAGLTTTMAENDRRTIQPCLRIYSLTLIASACLLFFSNLSSIPPVIGHLTTRAIQNNHQKHCQDADCFCSDSSDYGTPSETFPSVSVQPVLQPGKTLHERPLNAMMIPTIVTLDENDHVAETTTKSHINDNELMHSDNEINLQPCLPENNQDFLSSKSTKAMASSPASPGCSVSVYSADVSTNSVKGANNKLSTEKLHHRLKQLNDARMAFLQDPDSRSLSQSSYAHSIRESNSRMRPKKRRKQVKKYKGLKQIQWENPTSVQITVMLSFVIFYFPPWFLLVAGIHMPQHATICLSIFRLLINVGSSLNPFLQGFRHPRFALKMMRTWRKIYPSSVNISKNSSVDIELSTKS encoded by the coding sequence ATGGCCAGTTACAACTGGACGGCAGAGTGGCTGGCCCCTAGTCACCATTCGTCTTCGCTAAGGAAGTGTTTAATCTGGTTAGAAATGTCTGCAGGTACTATTGCTGTAACGGCTTTTGCAATCAACAGTTTCGTGATGGCTTCAGCAAAAGTATACAACGCATCATGCCGTGGATATTTTTTCGGACTTTTAAATTTGGCCCTCGCTCAGTGTCTCCTTTCATTGATCAGTCTTGCTGGAGTGATTTGTTCACTGTGGTTGTTGAACTACAATGAGCCATTGTCGACACACAAAGAAGGATGGTGGTGCTCTGTTTTGCACAACATTATCCATGCAATACACTTGCTATCTATGCCCGGAACGGCAGTCCTCTCACTCTCGCATTGGTGGACGTTAAACATCTCGGCCAATCACGCAGAAATGTCAAAGGATTTTCGAATAGTTAAAGTGATGTTTTGTGCATTTTGGTTTCTGACTTTTCTGTTTGCTATGTGGCTCAATTTTCTTATTGTATTTTGGGGGGCAGGGTTAACCACTACGATGGCTGAAAACGACAGAAGGACAATTCAACCTTGTCTACGAATATATTCCTTGACACTTATTGCATCGGCTTGTCTCCTCTTTTTCTCGAACCTTAGTTCTATCCCACCTGTAATCGGTCACCTTACTACCAGAGCAATTCAAAATAATCATCAAAAACATTGCCAGGATGCCGATTGTTTTTGTTCGGACAGCAGTGATTATGGCACACCCTCCGAAACGTTTCCTAGTGTTAGTGTACAACCGGTTTTGCAACCAGGAAAAACATTACATGAACGCCCTTTAAACGCCATGATGATTCCGACAATTGTCACCTTGGACGAAAACGATCATGTAGCTGAAACTACGACAAAATCACACATCAATGACAATGAATTGATGCATTCCGACAACGAGATCAATTTACAGCCCTGCCTACCCGAAAACAATCAAGACTTTCTATCTAGTAAATCTACCAAAGCGATGGCATCATCACCAGCATCACCTGGTTGTAGCGTAAGCGTCTACTCTGCTGATGTTTCCACCAACTCAGTCAAGGGCGCAAACAACAAATTGTCTACTGAGAAATTGCATCATCGATTAAAGCAGCTCAACGATGCTCGCATGGCATTTTTGCAGGATCCAGATTCAAGATCACTGTCTCAGTCTTCATATGCTCATTCAATACGAGAATCCAACTCCAGAATGCGCCCAAAGAAGAGACGGAAGCAAGTAAAAAAGTACAAGGGACTTAAACAAATTCAATGGGAAAATCCGACCAGCGTACAAATTACAGTAATGCTGTCTTTTGTGATTTTCTACTTTCCTCCGTGGTTCCTACTCGTGGCTGGCATTCATATGCCTCAACATGCGACTATTTGCTTGTCAATTTTCCGACTACTCATCAATGTCGGAAGCAGCCTCAACCCATTTTTACAAGGATTTCGACATCCTCGATTTGCTCTCAAAATGATGCGAACTTGGCGCAAAATCTATCCATCGAGTGTAAATATCTCGAAGAACTCGTCAGTTGATATCGAACTGTCGACTAAGAGTTAA
- the LOC116916513 gene encoding nascent polypeptide-associated complex subunit alpha: MPQVTELEKGAPTVQDGSDNTDSDSDDSVPELEDAGTAVQSQVAAAAGLPEELVSKAKQSRGEKKARKIMSKLGLKQVTGVSRVTIRKSRNILFVINKPDVYKNPASDTYIVFGEAKIEDLNQQAHMAAVEKFKAPELNPTEAGAHGTTVPAPIQEESEEEVDDADVEEKDIDLVMTQANVTRAKAIKALKNNKNDIVNAIMELTMW; this comes from the exons ATGCCGCAAGTCACGGAATTGGAGAAGGGAGCCCCTACTGTTCAGGATGGTTCGGATAACACTGATTCCGACTCTGATGACTCGGTACCAGAGTTGGAAGATGCCGGAACGGCCGTACAAAGCCAA GTTGCTGCCGCTGCTGGACTTCCAGAAGAGCTGGTCAGCAAAGCTAAGCAAAGCCGGGGTGAGAAAAAAGCTAGGAAAATCATGTCCAAACTTGGCTTGAAGCAG GTCACTGGTGTAAGCCGGGTTACCATCCGTAAATCCCGAAATATTCTGTTTGTTATTAACAAACCTGACGTGTACAAAAACCCTGCATCAGACACATACATTGTGTTTGGAGAAGCCAAG ATTGAAGACCTAAATCAGCAAGCTCATATGGCTGCTGTTGAGAAATTCAAGGCCCCTGAGTTGAACCCTACTGAAGCTGGAGCTCATGGCACAACA gtTCCTGCTCCTATACAAGAGGAATCTGAAGAAGAAGTGGATGATGCTGATGTAGAAGAGAAAGACATTGATCTTGTCATGACTCAGGCAAATGTGACACGAGCAAAGGCCATAAAAGCACTCAAGAACAATAAGAATGACATTGTAAATGCTATAATGGAACTTACAATGTGGTGA